Proteins encoded within one genomic window of Triticum aestivum cultivar Chinese Spring chromosome 2D, IWGSC CS RefSeq v2.1, whole genome shotgun sequence:
- the LOC123053961 gene encoding cytokinin dehydrogenase 8 produces the protein MDLRVLYMYAAALALLLCSAATFIQSPTDVFGPVALLEPTPSSARDFGAVVSDAPFAILRPGSSADIALLLGALSSAPPRPRATVAARGVGHSLQGQAQARDGIVVETRSLPRTVVVVAARAGRVSGEATEHAYADVGAGALWVEVLEECLKAGLAPLSWTDYLYLTVGGTLSNAGISGQAFKHGPQISNVLQLQVVTGNGEVVTCSRTKSPDLFFAVLGGLGQFGIITRARILLQEAPPKVRWVRAFYDSFETFTKDQELLISMPEQVDYVEGFMVLDEHSIRSSSIAFPARIDFSPDFGSEGRKKVYYCIEFAVHDLQPDGSSSSVDHVVELVAGRMSHMRSHMYSVEVSYFDFLNRVRMEEESLRRQGLWDVPHPWLNMFVPKHGIAQLKDLLMDTVLAGDFQGAILVYPLLTDKWDGNTSAVIPSAPDGVMYILSVLRSADPSRCGRGCVEEILEQHRRVADEACRAGGGIGAKQYLARQPTQVHWRTHFGPSWDRFLARKARYDPVRVLGPGQGIFPWTDSASSM, from the exons ATGGACCTCAGGGTGCTGTACATGtacgccgccgcccttgccctgcTCCTGTGCTCCGCGGCGACCTTCATCCAGAGCCCCACGGACGTGTTCGGCCCCGTGGCGCTCCTCGAGCCGACCCCGTCCTCGGCCCGCGACTTCGGCGCCGTCGTCTCCGACGCGCCCTTCGCGATCCTCCGGCCGGGGTCCTCCgccgacatcgcgctcctcctggGCGCGCTGtcgtccgcgccgccgcgcccgagaGCGACCGTGGCCGCGCGCGGCGTGGGGCACTCGCTCCAGGGCCAGGCGCAGGCGCGCGACGGCATTGTGGTGGAGACGCGTTCCCTGCCACGCACCGTGGTGGTGGTGGCTGCGCGGGCGGGCAGAGTCAGCGGCGAGGCAACAGAGCACGCGTACGCGGACGTGGGCGCCGGCGCCCTGTGGGTGGAGGTGCTGGAGGAGTGCCTGAAGGCCGGCCTGGCGCCGCTGTCCTGGACGGACTACTTGTACCTCACCGTGGGCGGGACGCTGTCCAATGCCGGCATCAGCGGCCAGGCGTTCAAGCATGGCCCGCAGATCAGCAACGTCCTGCAGCTCCAAGTCGTCACAG GGAATGGGGAGGTCGTGACATGCTCACGCACCAAGAGCCCGGATCTCTTCTTCGCAGTTCTTGGTGGGCTTGGCCAGTTCGGCATCATCACCAGGGCACGGATTCTACTCCAAGAAGCCCCTCCAAAG GTGAGATGGGTGAGGGCCTTCTACGACAGCTTCGAAACATTCACCAAGGACCAAGAGCTTCTGATCTCAATGCCGGAGCAGGTGGACTACGTGGAGGGGTTCATGGTTCTGGATGAGCACTCCATCCGCAGCTCATCCATTGCCTTCCCCGCCCGCATCGATTTCAGCCCAGACTTCGGCTCCGAGGGCAGGAAGAAGGTCTACTACTGCATAGAGTTTGCAGTGCATGACCTCCAGCCGGACGGCTCCAGCTCCAGTGTCGACCAT GTTGTGGAGCTGGTGGCAGGGAGGATGAGCCACATGAGGTCCCACATGTACAGTGTGGAGGTGTCCTACTTCGACTTCCTGAACAGGGTGAGGATGGAGGAGGAGAGCCTGAGGAGGCAGGGGCTCTGGGACGTGCCTCACCCCTGGCTCAACATGTTCGTGCCCAAGCATGGCATCGCTCAGCTCAAGGACCTGCTCATGGACACCGTTTTGGCAGGAGACTTCCAGGGGGCCATCCTTGTCTACCCTCTCCTCACTGACAA GTGGGACGGGAACACGTCGGCGGTCATTCCGTCGGCGCCGGACGGGGTGATGTACATCCTCAGCGTGCTCCGGTCGGCCGACCCGTCGCGGTGCGGCCGCGGCTGCGTCGAGGAGATCCTGGAGCAGCACCGCCGGGTGGCCGACGAGGCGTGCCGGGCCGGCGGCGGCATCGGGGCCAAGCAGTACCTTGCCCGGCAGCCCACGCAGGTGCATTGGCGCACCCATTTCGGGCCCAGCTGGGACCGCTTCCTGGCCCGCAAGGCCCGCTACGACCCGGTGCGTGTGCTTGGGCCGGGCCAAGGCATTTTTCCTTGGACGGATTCCGCGAGCTCCATGTGA
- the LOC123053962 gene encoding caffeoylshikimate esterase, producing MDVEYHEEYVRNSSGVQLFTCGWLPASTSPRALVFLCHGYGMECSGFMRACGVRLAAAGYGVFGMDYEGHGKSMGTRCYIRSFHRLVDDCDRFYKSICDLEEYRSKSRFLYGESMGGAVALLLHRKDPTFWDGAVLVAPMCKISEKVKPHPLVITALTQVEDIIPRWKIVPTKDVIDAAFKDPDKREKIRKNKLIYQDKPRLKTALEMLRTSMYVEDSLSKVKLPFLVLHGEADTVTDPEVSRALYEHAASTDKAIKLYPGMWHGLTAGEPDENVEAVFSDIIAWLNARRRVWTPEERLTKMLAAPKKPDIDEKDHGSTRPRRRRRGFLCGLTGRTHHHSEM from the exons ATGGACGTCGAGTACCACGAG GAGTACGTGAGGAACTCGAGCGGGGTGCAGCTCTTCACCTGCGGATGGCTGCCGGCCTCCACATCGCCGAGGGCGCTCGTCTTCCTCTGCCACG GTTACGGCATGGAATGCAGCGGCTTCATGAGAG CGTGCGGcgtgcggctggcggcggcggggtacGGCGTGTTCGGGATGGACTACGAGGGGCACGGCAAGTCCATGGGCACCCGCTGCTACATCCGCAGCTTCCACCGCCTCGTCGACGACTGCGACCGATTCTACAAGTCCATCTGCG ACCTGGAAGAGTACCGGAGCAAGAGCAGGTTCCTGTACGGCGAGTCCATGGGCGGCGCCGTGGCGCTGCTGCTGCACAGGAAGGACCCCACCTTCTGGGACGGCGCCGTCCTCGTCGCGCCCATGTGCAAG ATATCGGAGAAGGTGAAGCCGCACCCGCTGGTTATCACCGCCCTCACGCAGGTGGAGGACATCATACCCAGGTGGAAGATCGTCCCGACCAAAGACGTCATCGATGCCGCCTTCAAGGACCCCGACAAGCGCGAAAAG ATCAGGAAGAACAAGCTGATCTACCAAGACAAGCCGCGGCTCAAGACGGCGCTGGAGATGCTCAGGACCAGCATGTACGTGGAGGACAGCCTATCCAAGGTGAAGCTGCCCTTCTTGGTCCTGCACGGCGAGGCCGACACCGTGACGGACCCGGAGGTGAGCCGCGCGCTGTACGAGCACGCCGCCAGCACGGACAAGGCCATCAAGCTCTACCCGGGGATGTGGCACGGCCTCACCGCCGGCGAGCCGGACGAGAACGTTGAGGCCGTCTTCTCCGACATCATCGCGTGGCTCAATGCGCGCAGACGCGTCTGGACGCCGGAGGAGCGCCTGACGAAGATGTTGGCGGCGCCCAAGAAGCCCGACATCGACGAGAAAGACCATGGCTCCacgcggcctcggcggcggcgccgGGGCTTCCTCTGCGGGCTCACCGGCCGGACGCACCACCACTCAGAAATGTAG